Proteins encoded in a region of the Saccharothrix ecbatanensis genome:
- a CDS encoding RidA family protein gives MERTAVNPVTWSVAMGFNQGEVVSGHTRTLYCSGQTATSGDGKPQHADDMAAQVALSLDNLEAVLGEAGMSLSNLVRLNVYTTDVDLLFQHYGVLASRLGAARVAPTTTMLGVTRLAFPDLMVELEGTAVA, from the coding sequence GTGGAGCGAACGGCCGTCAACCCGGTGACGTGGTCGGTGGCGATGGGATTCAACCAGGGTGAGGTCGTCTCCGGGCACACCCGCACCCTGTACTGCTCCGGGCAGACCGCGACCAGCGGTGACGGCAAGCCCCAGCACGCCGATGACATGGCGGCGCAGGTGGCGCTCAGCCTCGACAACCTGGAGGCCGTGCTCGGCGAGGCCGGCATGTCCCTCTCGAACCTCGTCCGGCTCAACGTCTACACCACCGACGTCGATCTGCTGTTCCAGCACTACGGCGTGCTGGCGTCGCGTTTGGGCGCCGCCAGGGTGGCACCGACCACCACGATGCTCGGGGTGACGCGGCTGGCGTTCCCCGACCTG